The following proteins are encoded in a genomic region of Gemmatimonadales bacterium:
- a CDS encoding glycosyltransferase family 4 protein has translation MTALRVAIATAYRQIVGGMEQYVGSLIPRLAERGHQIGFLYERSEHPGEPTIDATGPVSQRWCAGDDVAACLRQVAAWEPDVVYVQGLLSSALEAGLAERFPAILFAHGYYGTCATGTKRHAFPGVEMCHRTFGPACLPINYARRCGGLNPLTLAGMYRREAARLALLPRFRSVLVASRHMVSEFSRHGVAPEQLHLVPLPTTSVTPDVHPPAARPSSGRVLLLGRLTKLKGGDHAIEALPVAEAALGRRLSLLVAGTGPELERWRSLAARRGVTTEFLGWVEDDQRLELFRSADLLVVPSLWPEPFGLVGIEAGCVGLPAVAYEVGGIPDWLVPGESGELAPGEPPTPAGLADAIVRALADPAHHARLRLGAWRMARRFGMEEHLAVLVPILESACRAPTA, from the coding sequence GTGACCGCCTTGCGCGTCGCGATCGCTACCGCTTACCGCCAGATCGTCGGCGGCATGGAACAGTACGTCGGAAGCCTCATCCCGCGGCTCGCGGAGCGCGGCCACCAAATAGGATTCCTGTACGAGCGATCCGAGCACCCGGGCGAGCCGACGATCGACGCGACCGGGCCGGTCAGCCAGCGCTGGTGTGCCGGCGACGATGTGGCGGCCTGCCTGCGGCAAGTAGCCGCGTGGGAGCCCGACGTCGTCTACGTGCAGGGTCTCCTCTCCAGCGCGCTGGAAGCGGGCCTCGCCGAGCGTTTCCCCGCCATCCTCTTCGCGCACGGCTACTACGGAACCTGCGCGACCGGCACCAAGAGGCACGCGTTCCCCGGCGTCGAGATGTGTCACCGGACGTTCGGACCGGCGTGCCTGCCGATCAACTACGCGCGCCGCTGCGGCGGACTGAACCCCCTCACCCTGGCGGGCATGTACCGGCGCGAGGCCGCCCGGCTCGCGCTGCTCCCGCGCTTCCGCTCGGTGCTCGTGGCGAGCCGACACATGGTGTCCGAGTTCTCCCGGCACGGGGTCGCCCCCGAACAGCTGCATCTTGTGCCGCTGCCGACCACGTCGGTCACGCCGGATGTGCACCCGCCCGCAGCCCGTCCCTCGAGCGGGCGGGTGCTGCTGCTAGGACGGCTCACCAAGCTCAAGGGTGGCGACCACGCGATCGAGGCGCTCCCGGTGGCGGAGGCTGCGCTCGGGCGCCGGCTGTCGCTGCTCGTGGCGGGCACCGGTCCGGAGCTCGAACGCTGGCGTTCGCTTGCCGCGCGGCGCGGCGTCACCACCGAGTTCCTCGGGTGGGTGGAGGACGACCAGCGGCTGGAGCTGTTCCGGTCGGCGGACCTGCTGGTGGTACCCAGTCTCTGGCCCGAACCGTTCGGGCTGGTGGGCATCGAGGCGGGCTGCGTGGGGCTTCCCGCCGTGGCGTACGAGGTCGGCGGCATTCCCGACTGGCTCGTTCCCGGCGAATCGGGTGAACTCGCTCCCGGCGAGCCGCCTACGCCGGCCGGCCTCGCCGACGCGATCGTCCGCGCGCTCGCGGACCCCGCGCACCACGCGCGGCTGCGCCTCGGGGCATGGCGGATGGCGAGGCGCTTCGGCATGGAGGAACATCTCGCCGTGCTCGTGCCCATCCTGGAATCGGCATGTCGAGCTCCGACGGCCTGA